Proteins encoded together in one Porites lutea chromosome 2, jaPorLute2.1, whole genome shotgun sequence window:
- the LOC140925817 gene encoding uncharacterized protein, translating into MGPSSIYDQLYQEARDVLSRKASADVPRSIDQVKYERQKLRNQHEKDQLAELISLSNNGFVRNVQVGQGVRAVLATEEQFADVVRFCFNPEEYGIFGIDVTYNIGDFYVTTTTYEHLALIDKATGNHPVFPGPMMVHTDEKQETFHYFANTMREVNSEIENILFVGSDQQRSIENGLPPQLPIAHFLVCKKHVEDNIKMKMAALGIQDKANYLIEIFGDRTSRGLIDSESREEFESRLLQLKDVWEKRPTGNELYTYFVAHIAEDMKCKMILPIRRAAGLGDKFFYNNSIESINSSLKSEDEQSKHATAPGKRFKCSYGEFVSIAKEFVKRYRRNVHRGVVGDGAYKLSQNYQHAAVTKDKWKNMTKKEKAAKISIVDPVGYKKLLTFAVTGTSTSTKSGSSRTTPPKAPVLSSVNSALNPSENLPDFESSGLPWYLRGLWEKARDIISKNGVTKINDGTNVVVSITNPRKPHIVNYVGSKVTCDCEGFQRETLCAHVIAALHKENLLRNVVSSWKPRLSDLVSSSIPKKAGRKPSPQRYRPSRVAQDRNVQDLEQTSPTEYQFPEEEKFTVRWLEGSKVTTRYGCKNRFRKTASDPVPPEPYYIVLCRKEIRAYTPKGTTGLRFTIKPENTYFHLKKSCIENETSERIGPESIRITADIKAQLKPIHLNKLKEEFGVNI; encoded by the coding sequence ATGGGACCGTCTTCAATATATGATCAGCTCTACCAAGAAGCACGTGATGTTTTATCTCGAAAAGCATCCGCCGATGTTCCCAGAAGTATAGATCAAGTCAAGTATGAGCGGCAGAAACTTCGAAACCAGCATGAAAAGGATCAGTTAGCTGAGTTAATTAGTCTCTCGAACAATGGCTTTGTGCGAAATGTGCAAGTTGGTCAAGGTGTCAGGGCAGTTCTTGCAACCGAGGAACAATTCGCTGATGTTGTTAGGTTTTGCTTTAATCCAGAAGAGTATGGTATTTTTGGTATTGATGTTACCTATAACATAGGTGACTTCTAtgttacaacaacaacatacgAGCACCTTGCACTCATCGACAAGGCCACCGGGAATCACCCTGTTTTCCCGGGACCAATGATGGTCCACACTGATGAAAAGCAAGAAACATTCCACTACTTTGCAAATACCATGAGGGAGGTGAACTCCGAAATAGAAAATATTCTGTTTGTAGGGTCTGACCAACAACGCTCCATAGAAAATGGACTTCCTCCCCAACTGCCAATTGCACATTTCCTTGTATGTAAGAAGCACGTCGAGGACAACATCAAAATGAAGATGGCAGCGCTAGGCATCCAGGACAAGGCCAACTATCTAATTGAGATATTTGGAGACCGAACGTCCAGAGGTTTGATTGATTCAGAATCGAGAGAAGAATTCGAATCAAGGCTACTACAACTGAAGGACGTCTGGGAAAAGAGGCCAACTGGAAACGAGTTGTATACCTACTTCGTGGCTCACATTGCTGAGGACATGAAATGCAAGATGATCCTTCCAATTAGACGTGCAGCAGGTCTGGGTGACAAATTCTTCTACAACAACAGTATAGAAAGTATAAATTCTAGTTTGAAGAGTGAAGACGAACAGTCAAAACATGCCACTGCACCTGGAAAGCGATTTAAATGTTCCTATGGAGAATTTGTAAGCATTGCAAAAGAGTTTGTGAAGCGATATCGACGTAATGTTCATAGGGGAGTTGTTGGAGATGGGGCTTATAAACTGTCTCAAAATTATCAACATGCGGCAGTTACCAAAGATAAGTGGAAGAATATGACGAAGAAAGAGAAAGCAGCAAAAATCTCCATTGTTGATCCTGTAGGGTACAAGAAACTGCTCACGTTTGCTGTGACAGGTACAAGCACTAGTACGAAATCAGGTTCAAGTCGAACAACTCCTCCGAAAGCTCCTGTTCTTTCCTCCGTCAACTCTGCACTTAATCCATCAGAAAACCTGCCAGATTTCGAGTCAAGTGGCCTTCCTTGGTATCTGCGAGGATTGTGGGAAAAGGCAAGAGACATTATCAGCAAGAACGGAGTCACAAAAATCAACGATGGCACAAATGTTGTAGTTTCCATAACCAATCCCCGCAAACCCCACATAGTCAACTATGTTGGATCAAAGGTCACCTGTGACTGTGAAGGGTTTCAGAGAGAGACTCTCTGTGCACATGTGATTGCAGCCTTGCACAAGGAAAACTTACTCCGTAATGTTGTGTCATCGTGGAAACCAAGACTATCTGATCTTGTTAGCTCTTCAATTCCTAAGAAAGCAGGAAGAAAACCAAGCCCCCAGAGGTATCGTCCTAGCCGCGTGGCACAAGACAGGAATGTGCAGGATTTAGAGCAGACTTCTCCTACAGAGTACCAATTCCCTGAAGAGGAAAAGTTTACCGTTAGGTGGCTGGAAGGATCGAAAGTTACAACACGTTATGGATGCAAAAATAGATTCAGAAAGACAGCTAGTGATCCTGTACCTCCCGAACCGTACTACATCGTGTTATGCAGAAAGGAGATCAGGGCGTACACACCTAAAGGCACAACAGGCCTCAGATTCACTATTAAGCCCGAGAACACATATTTTCATCTTAAGAAGTCGTGTATCGAGAATGAAACGTCTGAGAGGATCGGGCCTGAGAGCATTCGGATTACAGCAGACATAAAGGCCCAACTCAAGCCAATCCATttaaataaattgaaagaagaATTTGGTGTCAATATTTGA